A single region of the Solwaraspora sp. WMMD406 genome encodes:
- a CDS encoding EAL domain-containing protein, which produces MAADWPEPARPRRAGTAALGIGVVVATTEAAWLVAGGPVAALVSDIGATVVAGCATLACAETARRHPVALRGFWLLLAVTMGLAAAGRTVWTVGRLTGDTLPHTPLIGAIFVAGIVTGTAALLSAVSAPRSALGRARVVLDGVIVGLALVPVAWVVVYRDMAGAEMDAVARSLGMFYPMLDLIQLVVLISVAGPARPLWPPLTLLGVGLALRAGADAVYVSLIAQGQYQAGHPIDVCWPLSYLLVACASRYPPPVDLDRVDETAAPAPMPWWRVALPYLTVVAASLAIVSVGEPSALTFWCGVTLLATLAVRQALAANENRRLAARLRVLAYTDQLTGLPNRLQFTRRLRESIATRQTAGPPGADRGSVAVLLLDLDGFKQVNDRFGHAAGDAMLAEVATRMRTEVGDTGLIARLGGDEFAVLLDPARDPPYLAGRLLAVLADGRVTSASIGIAEYGPQHSGDADLLRDADIAMYAAKAAGKSAYRLCTPRLREEAVSRAELIADLRRAVADCAEFELVYQPIVEVGTGRVRGAEALVRWRHPRHGLLSPAHFLPLAEETGLVVPLDEWVLAVACRDAAAWRLIDPDTTVAVNIAPAHLRRPELIRTVDRAVTAAGLPAPGLTLELTETALIDSAEDVLSRLERLRELDIRISIDDFGTGYSSLSYLHRLPATDLKIDRSFVQRLGAQDGKAYATVEMVTRLADAFGLVVVAEGVENDVQHGAVAMIGCPRAQGYRYGHPQPVSELRRRMLASASGDTAA; this is translated from the coding sequence GTGGCAGCAGACTGGCCGGAGCCGGCCCGCCCCCGACGGGCCGGTACGGCGGCCCTCGGCATCGGCGTGGTCGTCGCCACCACCGAGGCCGCGTGGCTCGTCGCCGGTGGACCGGTGGCGGCACTGGTCAGCGACATCGGTGCCACCGTCGTCGCCGGCTGCGCCACGCTCGCCTGTGCCGAGACCGCCCGACGGCACCCGGTGGCACTGCGCGGCTTCTGGCTGCTGCTGGCGGTCACCATGGGTCTGGCCGCCGCCGGACGTACGGTGTGGACTGTGGGACGGCTCACCGGCGACACGTTGCCGCACACACCCCTGATCGGGGCCATCTTCGTCGCCGGCATCGTCACCGGCACCGCCGCCCTGCTGTCGGCGGTGTCCGCGCCCCGCAGCGCGCTGGGACGGGCCCGGGTGGTGCTGGACGGCGTGATCGTCGGACTCGCGCTCGTACCGGTCGCCTGGGTCGTGGTCTACCGGGACATGGCCGGCGCCGAGATGGACGCCGTCGCCCGCAGCCTGGGCATGTTCTACCCGATGCTGGACCTGATCCAGCTCGTCGTGTTGATCTCGGTCGCCGGCCCGGCCCGGCCACTGTGGCCACCGCTGACCCTGCTCGGGGTCGGTCTCGCGCTACGCGCCGGGGCGGACGCCGTCTACGTGTCGCTGATCGCCCAGGGCCAGTACCAGGCCGGGCACCCGATCGACGTCTGCTGGCCGCTCAGCTACCTGCTGGTGGCGTGCGCCAGCCGGTACCCGCCCCCCGTCGACCTGGACCGGGTCGACGAGACCGCCGCACCCGCGCCGATGCCGTGGTGGCGGGTGGCGTTGCCGTACCTGACGGTCGTCGCGGCGAGCCTGGCGATCGTGTCCGTCGGGGAGCCGTCGGCGCTGACCTTCTGGTGTGGCGTGACGCTCCTCGCCACCCTGGCGGTCCGCCAGGCGCTGGCCGCCAACGAGAACCGTCGGCTCGCGGCCCGACTGCGGGTGCTCGCCTACACCGACCAACTCACCGGGCTGCCGAACCGGCTCCAGTTCACCCGCCGGCTGCGCGAGTCGATCGCGACCCGGCAGACGGCCGGCCCACCCGGGGCCGATCGGGGCAGCGTCGCGGTCCTGCTGCTCGACCTCGACGGATTCAAGCAGGTCAACGACAGGTTCGGACACGCCGCCGGCGACGCGATGTTGGCCGAGGTGGCCACCCGGATGCGGACCGAAGTCGGCGACACCGGGCTGATCGCCCGACTCGGCGGCGACGAGTTCGCCGTCCTGCTCGACCCGGCACGCGATCCTCCGTACCTGGCCGGCCGACTGCTGGCGGTGCTCGCCGACGGCCGGGTCACGTCGGCGAGCATCGGCATCGCCGAGTACGGCCCACAGCACAGCGGTGACGCCGATCTGCTGCGGGATGCCGACATCGCCATGTACGCGGCGAAAGCGGCAGGCAAGTCTGCCTACCGTCTCTGCACCCCACGGTTGCGGGAGGAAGCGGTCAGCCGGGCCGAGTTGATCGCCGACCTGCGCCGGGCCGTGGCGGACTGTGCCGAGTTCGAGTTGGTCTACCAGCCGATCGTCGAGGTCGGCACCGGACGGGTACGCGGTGCCGAGGCGCTGGTCCGGTGGCGCCATCCCCGGCACGGGCTGCTCAGCCCGGCCCACTTCCTGCCGCTGGCCGAGGAGACCGGGCTGGTGGTGCCGCTGGACGAATGGGTGCTCGCCGTCGCCTGTCGGGACGCGGCGGCCTGGCGACTGATCGATCCGGACACCACGGTGGCGGTCAACATCGCGCCAGCGCACCTGCGGCGGCCCGAACTGATCAGGACGGTCGACCGGGCGGTCACCGCCGCCGGACTACCGGCACCAGGGCTCACGCTGGAACTGACCGAGACCGCCCTGATCGACAGTGCCGAGGATGTATTGTCCAGACTGGAGCGGCTGCGAGAACTCGACATACGGATCTCCATCGACGACTTCGGCACCGGATACTCCTCGCTCAGCTACCTGCACCGTCTGCCGGCGACCGACCTCAAGATCGACCGATCGTTCGTCCAGCGCCTCGGCGCCCAGGACGGCAAGGCGTACGCGACGGTCGAGATGGTCACCCGCCTCGCTGACGCCTTCGGACTGGTCGTCGTCGCCGAAGGGGTGGAGAACGACGTGCAGCACGGGGCGGTCGCGATGATCGGCTGCCCCCGCGCCCAGGGCTACCGGTACGGCCACCCGCAGCCGGTGAGCGAGCTGCGGCGGCGCATGCTGGCGTCAGCCAGCGGCGACACGGCAGCGTGA
- a CDS encoding helix-turn-helix transcriptional regulator — MQLGARLRRLREASGISRKKAGWVIRASESKISRMELGRVGFKERDVEDLLTLYGVADDAERTGLTTLARQANQPGWWHPYGDLLPTWFQYYLDLESAASLIRTYEIQFVPGLLQTEAYARAVIGIGFDHAAPGEVERRVALRMARKRTLNRPDRPRLWAVIDEAVLHRPIGGTKVLREQIETLAEACDLPDIRLQVIPFHRGGHAAAGGAFSILRFPEEELSDIVYLEHLTSALYLDKSDDVDGYAAAVGRLFIEAEPPARTQDFLHRALRDL, encoded by the coding sequence ATGCAGCTCGGTGCCCGGTTGCGGCGACTGCGGGAAGCCAGCGGAATCAGCCGGAAGAAAGCTGGCTGGGTGATCCGGGCCTCCGAGTCGAAGATCAGTCGGATGGAGCTGGGGCGGGTCGGCTTCAAGGAACGCGACGTCGAGGATCTGCTGACTCTCTACGGGGTCGCGGACGACGCCGAACGCACCGGACTCACCACACTGGCCCGGCAGGCCAACCAGCCCGGCTGGTGGCATCCGTACGGCGATCTGCTGCCCACCTGGTTCCAGTACTACCTGGACCTGGAGTCGGCGGCGAGCCTGATCCGTACCTACGAGATCCAGTTCGTGCCAGGTCTGTTGCAGACCGAGGCGTACGCCCGAGCGGTGATCGGCATCGGCTTCGATCATGCCGCCCCGGGAGAGGTCGAGCGGCGGGTGGCGCTGCGGATGGCCCGTAAGCGGACCCTGAACCGACCCGACCGGCCGCGCCTGTGGGCGGTGATCGACGAGGCGGTGCTCCACCGGCCGATCGGCGGAACCAAGGTGCTCCGGGAACAGATCGAGACCCTCGCCGAAGCATGCGATCTACCGGACATCCGGCTGCAGGTGATCCCTTTTCACCGTGGCGGGCACGCTGCGGCCGGCGGTGCGTTCAGCATCCTGCGGTTCCCCGAGGAGGAACTGTCCGACATCGTCTACCTAGAGCATCTGACCAGCGCGCTCTACCTGGACAAGAGTGACGACGTCGACGGCTACGCCGCTGCCGTCGGCCGCCTGTTCATCGAGGCCGAACCGCCGGCGCGGACCCAGGACTTCCTGCACCGGGCCCTCCGCGACCTGTGA
- a CDS encoding DUF2071 domain-containing protein, protein MTETAPRPIRRPVLVQRWHELTFLHWPVTPALVAPLLPAGTWPDTLDGVSYVGLIGFRMVGVGLVTGPASPYLGTFCETNVRLYSVDGAGRRGVVFRSLDAARLLPVLVARASLRLPYLWSWMRLDRDGDTRTYRSRRRWPGPSGAPTRIAVRVGSPIAEPTALEHFLTARWGLHTRFHGRTHYLPNVHPRWPLHRAELLDLDDGLITAAGLPAPDGPPISVLYSPGVPVRFGAPVAVPDGGRPR, encoded by the coding sequence GTGACCGAGACCGCGCCGCGACCGATCCGCCGGCCGGTGCTGGTCCAGCGCTGGCACGAGCTCACCTTCCTGCACTGGCCGGTCACACCCGCCCTGGTCGCACCACTGCTGCCCGCCGGCACCTGGCCGGACACGTTGGACGGTGTCAGCTACGTCGGGCTGATCGGCTTCCGGATGGTCGGGGTCGGACTCGTGACCGGCCCGGCGAGCCCGTACCTCGGCACGTTCTGCGAGACCAACGTCCGGCTCTATTCGGTGGACGGTGCCGGCCGCCGTGGTGTGGTGTTCCGGTCGCTCGACGCGGCCCGGCTGCTACCGGTCCTGGTGGCCAGGGCCAGCCTGCGGCTGCCGTACCTCTGGTCGTGGATGCGGCTGGACCGCGACGGCGACACCCGCACCTACCGGAGCCGACGGCGCTGGCCAGGTCCGAGCGGCGCGCCCACCCGGATAGCGGTACGGGTCGGGTCACCGATCGCCGAGCCGACGGCGCTGGAGCATTTTCTCACCGCCCGATGGGGTCTGCACACCCGCTTCCACGGCCGCACCCACTACCTGCCGAACGTGCACCCTCGGTGGCCGCTGCACCGCGCGGAACTGCTGGACCTCGACGACGGGCTGATCACCGCCGCCGGGCTACCGGCACCCGACGGGCCACCGATCAGCGTGCTCTACTCGCCCGGCGTACCGGTCCGGTTCGGCGCGCCGGTGGCCGTGCCGGACGGCGGCCGACCCCGCTGA
- a CDS encoding PPOX class F420-dependent oxidoreductase, whose protein sequence is MARAIATNTRVDRAELVEFLRPRHRAVLMTTRADGRPQASPVTCGVDDSGRLVISTYPDRAKAVNVRRDPTVSACVLSDDWNGPWVQVDGSATVVDQPDAVEPLVDYYRSVAGEHPDWDEYRAAMRTQGKSLIRIVIDHWGPIATGGFPPRLAD, encoded by the coding sequence GTGGCCCGAGCCATCGCGACCAACACCCGGGTCGACCGAGCCGAGCTGGTTGAGTTCCTTCGGCCTCGGCACCGGGCCGTGCTGATGACCACCCGGGCCGACGGCCGTCCGCAGGCGTCGCCGGTGACCTGCGGGGTGGACGACAGCGGGCGGCTGGTGATCTCCACCTACCCGGACCGGGCGAAAGCGGTCAACGTCCGCCGGGACCCGACCGTCTCGGCCTGCGTGCTGTCCGACGACTGGAACGGACCCTGGGTACAGGTCGACGGGTCCGCCACGGTCGTCGATCAGCCCGACGCGGTCGAACCGCTGGTCGACTACTACCGGAGCGTGGCGGGCGAGCATCCCGACTGGGACGAGTACCGCGCCGCGATGCGCACGCAGGGTAAATCGTTGATCCGGATCGTCATCGACCATTGGGGACCGATCGCCACCGGTGGCTTTCCGCCACGGCTGGCCGATTAG
- a CDS encoding ABC transporter permease: MWGRLVLVEMRKLIDTRAGYWLSITIGLATATIVALMLIFAEPAEQSFVTFFVLALLPVAFLLPVLGVLLVTTEWSQRTALTTFALVPVRHRILGAKLAASIVAAVVSVLASLVAAAAATAIAGATGGTGSWRFDAVMIVYAMLFQVINVVMGLAFGMLLLSTPLAIVLLLLLPTAWSVVGGIVGGLRDVAEWLDLGLTMEPLLTPDVTAGQWARLVVSVALWVLLPLLAGAVRIHRRDVV; this comes from the coding sequence ATGTGGGGACGGTTGGTCCTGGTCGAGATGCGTAAGTTGATCGACACCCGGGCCGGCTACTGGTTGTCGATCACGATCGGGCTGGCCACCGCCACCATCGTCGCGCTGATGCTGATCTTCGCCGAGCCGGCGGAGCAGTCGTTCGTGACCTTCTTCGTGCTGGCTCTGCTGCCGGTGGCGTTCCTGCTCCCCGTACTGGGGGTCCTGCTGGTCACGACCGAATGGTCGCAACGCACCGCGTTGACCACGTTCGCGCTGGTACCGGTCCGGCACCGGATCCTCGGCGCCAAACTCGCCGCGTCGATCGTCGCCGCTGTCGTCTCGGTGCTGGCCAGCCTGGTCGCGGCGGCCGCCGCGACGGCGATCGCCGGGGCCACGGGCGGCACCGGCTCGTGGCGGTTCGACGCTGTCATGATCGTCTACGCGATGCTGTTCCAGGTGATCAACGTCGTGATGGGGCTGGCCTTCGGGATGCTGCTGCTGAGCACCCCGCTCGCCATCGTGCTGCTCCTGCTGCTGCCGACGGCATGGTCGGTCGTCGGCGGGATCGTCGGCGGGCTGCGGGACGTCGCCGAGTGGCTTGATCTCGGCCTCACCATGGAACCGCTGCTCACGCCCGACGTGACCGCTGGACAGTGGGCCCGGTTGGTCGTCTCGGTCGCGCTGTGGGTACTGCTTCCGCTGCTCGCCGGCGCGGTACGGATCCACCGACGTGACGTCGTCTGA
- a CDS encoding ATP-binding cassette domain-containing protein, translating into MIEVRNITKRYGRQLAVDDVSFTCSAGTVTGFLGPNGAGKSTTMRIVCGLATATTGSATVDGVAYRDLPNPGRVVGVLLDASAQHPGRTGRETLAVAALTMGVSQARVAEVLDLVGLNAVAARRRVRAYSLGMRQRLGLAHALLGEPRMLILDEPANGLDPEGIFWMRRLLRDFADRGGTVLLSSHLLREVEAVADRLVMIGGGRVVVDGDKDELLSGSGTLVRARDPQALLTALVEAGVPASELDGRLLVRAEPELVGEIAARTGAVLLELRPADGGGLEQMFLSLTSGESVREAVR; encoded by the coding sequence GTGATCGAGGTACGCAATATCACCAAACGGTACGGACGGCAGCTCGCCGTCGACGACGTCTCCTTCACCTGCTCGGCCGGTACGGTGACCGGCTTCCTGGGGCCGAACGGTGCCGGGAAGTCGACCACGATGCGGATCGTCTGCGGGCTCGCGACCGCCACCACCGGGTCGGCGACCGTCGACGGGGTGGCCTACCGCGACCTGCCGAACCCGGGCCGGGTGGTCGGCGTACTGCTGGACGCCTCGGCACAGCATCCGGGACGTACCGGGCGGGAGACCTTGGCCGTCGCGGCGCTGACCATGGGGGTGTCGCAGGCCCGGGTCGCCGAGGTGCTCGACCTGGTCGGGCTCAACGCGGTCGCCGCCCGGCGGCGGGTACGCGCCTACTCGCTCGGCATGCGCCAACGGCTGGGGCTGGCGCACGCGCTGCTCGGCGAGCCCCGGATGTTGATCCTGGACGAGCCGGCGAACGGTCTGGATCCGGAGGGCATCTTCTGGATGCGCCGTCTGCTGCGCGACTTCGCCGACCGGGGCGGCACCGTGCTGCTCTCGTCCCACCTGCTGCGGGAGGTGGAAGCGGTGGCGGACCGGCTGGTGATGATCGGGGGTGGCCGGGTCGTCGTCGACGGCGACAAGGACGAACTACTGAGCGGATCGGGCACCCTGGTCCGGGCCCGTGACCCGCAGGCCCTGCTGACCGCGCTGGTCGAGGCCGGCGTGCCGGCGAGCGAGCTCGACGGCCGGCTGCTGGTGCGGGCGGAGCCGGAGCTCGTCGGTGAGATCGCCGCGCGGACCGGCGCCGTACTGCTGGAACTGCGGCCGGCCGACGGCGGCGGCCTGGAACAGATGTTCCTCAGCCTGACCAGCGGCGAATCGGTACGGGAGGCAGTGCGTTGA
- a CDS encoding histidine kinase, whose product MSAVPAPDNPWLLPATLIADAAGTGRRRRSTRDWLVDAICLLIAVGYLVWAAWDMRQPQPYVTATSVEPGWFYRLDLMLGLASCGLLWVRRRWPAGVALIALPIGVLSVTGGIAVLILLFTVAVHRPLAVAAGVAVAHLTVSPIFYLIYPDRDLDLFGAVVLTAIVIGAVLAWGMFVRARRQLVVSLRDRAYRAEAEQLLRVAQARQLERTRIAREMHDVLAHRISLLSLHAGALEFRPDASREEITRAAGVIRVTAHQALEELREVIGVLRSDHSTAPAGPTGLPGPTGWNGPTRSTGLTGSTGQAGNTALVGGPEPPQPTLADLPELVAESRNAGTRVTLTSEIDQPSRLPTGLGRAAYRIVQEGLTNVRKHAPGAAAKVAVRGRPGAGLTVEVTNRRSVSRPPDSPIPGSGTGLVGLAERASLVGGRLDYGTTESGYYRLVAWLPWPP is encoded by the coding sequence ATGAGCGCGGTCCCGGCTCCGGACAACCCTTGGTTGCTACCGGCGACACTGATCGCCGATGCGGCCGGGACCGGGCGGCGGAGACGATCCACCCGGGACTGGCTGGTCGACGCCATCTGCCTGCTGATCGCCGTCGGCTACCTCGTCTGGGCGGCGTGGGACATGCGGCAACCTCAGCCGTACGTGACGGCCACCAGCGTCGAACCCGGCTGGTTCTACCGACTCGACCTCATGCTCGGGCTGGCCTCCTGCGGCCTGTTGTGGGTACGGCGCCGGTGGCCCGCAGGGGTGGCGCTGATCGCCCTGCCGATCGGTGTGCTGTCGGTGACCGGCGGGATCGCCGTACTGATCCTGCTGTTCACCGTCGCGGTGCATCGACCCCTCGCGGTGGCGGCCGGAGTCGCCGTGGCGCATCTCACCGTGTCGCCGATCTTCTATCTGATCTACCCGGACCGGGACCTCGACCTGTTCGGCGCGGTGGTGCTGACCGCGATCGTCATCGGTGCCGTGCTCGCCTGGGGGATGTTCGTGCGGGCTCGCCGGCAGTTGGTCGTCTCCCTACGCGATCGCGCCTACCGCGCCGAGGCGGAGCAACTGCTGCGGGTCGCTCAGGCCCGCCAGTTGGAGCGCACCCGCATCGCCCGGGAGATGCACGACGTTCTGGCCCATCGGATCTCGCTGCTCAGCCTGCACGCCGGAGCTCTGGAGTTCCGGCCGGACGCATCTCGGGAAGAGATCACCCGCGCGGCCGGGGTGATCCGGGTGACCGCCCACCAGGCGCTGGAGGAGCTCCGTGAGGTGATCGGGGTGCTGCGGTCGGATCATTCCACCGCACCGGCCGGCCCGACCGGGTTGCCTGGCCCGACCGGGTGGAACGGCCCGACTCGGTCGACTGGTCTGACCGGTTCGACTGGCCAGGCCGGCAACACGGCGCTCGTCGGCGGGCCTGAGCCGCCGCAACCGACCCTGGCGGACCTGCCGGAGTTGGTGGCCGAGTCCCGTAACGCCGGCACCCGAGTCACCCTGACCAGTGAGATCGACCAGCCGTCGCGGCTACCGACCGGGCTCGGCCGAGCGGCGTACCGGATTGTGCAGGAAGGACTGACCAACGTCCGTAAGCATGCGCCCGGGGCGGCGGCGAAGGTCGCGGTGCGCGGACGGCCCGGTGCCGGACTGACCGTGGAAGTGACGAACCGTCGCTCGGTGTCACGGCCGCCGGATTCGCCGATTCCGGGGAGCGGGACCGGGTTGGTCGGGTTGGCGGAACGCGCCAGTCTCGTCGGCGGGCGACTCGACTACGGGACGACCGAATCTGGCTACTATCGGCTGGTCGCGTGGTTGCCATGGCCGCCGTGA
- a CDS encoding response regulator transcription factor: MAAVRVLIVDDDPLVRAALAMILGGAADLHVVGEAGDGADVADAVATHRPDVVLMDIRMPGVDGLAATEAVRRRPDPPSVVVLTTFDADEYVLRALRAGASGFLLKDTPPADIVAAVRRVHAGDPILSPAAVRRLIDHVAGVPAGRGDPAGPEPDPGRRRERARRLLDGLSPREREVAVAVGHGRSNAEIAAELFMSVATVKAYVSRLLARLDLDNRVQIALLVHDAGWT, translated from the coding sequence ATGGCCGCCGTGAGAGTCCTGATCGTCGATGACGATCCGCTGGTACGGGCCGCGCTGGCGATGATCCTCGGCGGAGCCGCCGACCTGCACGTGGTCGGTGAGGCGGGTGACGGCGCGGACGTCGCGGACGCGGTCGCCACCCACCGGCCCGACGTGGTGTTGATGGACATCCGGATGCCGGGCGTTGACGGGTTGGCGGCGACCGAGGCCGTCCGCCGCCGGCCCGATCCGCCCTCGGTGGTGGTGCTGACCACGTTCGACGCCGACGAGTACGTCCTGCGGGCGCTGCGGGCCGGGGCCAGCGGCTTCCTGCTCAAGGACACCCCACCGGCCGACATCGTCGCGGCGGTCCGCCGCGTGCACGCCGGGGATCCGATCCTCTCGCCGGCGGCGGTCCGCCGGCTGATCGATCACGTGGCCGGCGTACCGGCCGGTCGGGGCGACCCCGCCGGACCGGAGCCGGACCCGGGCCGGCGACGCGAGCGGGCCCGTCGGCTGCTCGACGGGCTCAGCCCGCGCGAGCGGGAGGTCGCGGTCGCGGTGGGTCATGGCCGGTCGAACGCCGAGATCGCCGCTGAGTTGTTCATGAGCGTGGCGACGGTCAAGGCGTACGTGTCTCGACTGCTGGCCCGTCTCGACCTCGACAACCGGGTGCAGATCGCGCTGCTGGTGCACGACGCGGGCTGGACCTGA
- a CDS encoding LCP family protein has product MSAPSGSSTAAAARRRTPVWAVLAVILGSLLMASSAAAIVGSRLLIERYTGDIQQQNLLAGAAKVTEPEREPLEGPITMLLLGVDERGSNPGDMRSDTIIILHVPATHDQAYLVSVPRDTWVEVPAFEPSGYEGGESKITDAFRSGSRDGAGRAGGAQLVALTLKELTGIEFDGAAIIDFSGFRDVIDALGGVRMCVDQRVKSQHMRLVDGKPTWLAEARQAGGGKELWHEEGCKRMAGWEALDYSRQRYGLPNGDYDRQRHQRQLIKAMISQASSRGVLTNPARLDEVITAAGKAFVLDTGGTPIADFIFTLRGITANDLVLVKTNNGEFNSAGFSSTAAERLTPESLAMLASIGAGTLDDFLLAHPEFVQED; this is encoded by the coding sequence ATGTCGGCACCGAGCGGGTCATCGACAGCTGCGGCCGCCCGCAGGCGCACCCCGGTCTGGGCGGTGCTCGCGGTGATCCTCGGCTCGCTACTGATGGCGAGCAGCGCGGCGGCGATCGTCGGTAGCAGGTTGCTCATCGAGCGCTACACCGGCGACATCCAGCAGCAGAACCTGCTTGCCGGAGCGGCCAAGGTCACCGAGCCGGAGCGGGAACCGCTGGAGGGGCCGATCACCATGCTGCTGCTCGGGGTCGACGAACGCGGCAGCAACCCGGGCGACATGCGCTCGGACACGATCATCATCCTGCATGTCCCGGCCACGCACGATCAGGCCTACCTCGTCTCGGTTCCCCGGGACACCTGGGTCGAGGTACCGGCCTTCGAACCCAGCGGGTACGAAGGCGGCGAGTCCAAGATCACCGACGCGTTCCGGTCCGGGTCGCGCGACGGCGCCGGCCGGGCCGGCGGCGCCCAACTCGTCGCGCTCACCCTCAAGGAGCTCACCGGGATCGAGTTCGACGGAGCGGCGATCATCGACTTCAGCGGCTTCCGGGACGTCATCGACGCCCTCGGCGGCGTACGGATGTGCGTCGACCAGCGGGTCAAGTCGCAACACATGCGCCTTGTCGACGGCAAACCGACCTGGCTGGCCGAGGCACGCCAGGCGGGCGGCGGCAAGGAACTCTGGCATGAGGAAGGCTGCAAGCGGATGGCCGGCTGGGAGGCGCTGGACTACTCCCGGCAGCGTTACGGCCTACCCAACGGCGACTACGACCGGCAGCGTCACCAACGCCAGCTGATCAAGGCGATGATCAGCCAGGCCAGCAGCAGGGGCGTGCTGACCAACCCGGCCCGGCTCGACGAAGTGATCACCGCCGCCGGCAAGGCGTTCGTGCTGGACACCGGCGGGACACCGATCGCCGATTTCATCTTCACCCTGCGCGGGATCACCGCCAACGACCTCGTCCTGGTCAAGACCAACAACGGCGAGTTCAACTCGGCCGGTTTCAGCAGCACCGCCGCCGAACGACTCACGCCGGAGAGTCTGGCGATGTTGGCGTCGATCGGAGCCGGCACGTTGGACGACTTCCTCCTCGCCCACCCGGAGTTCGTGCAGGAGGACTGA
- a CDS encoding GlsB/YeaQ/YmgE family stress response membrane protein, translating into MEISGIFSALIIGLVIGALGRLVVPGKQEIKIWVTLLIGVVAALLGTLVAGLFGVAQTRGVDWIELALQIGFAAAGVAVIAAAGKKS; encoded by the coding sequence GTGGAGATCAGTGGCATCTTTTCGGCGTTGATCATCGGACTCGTGATCGGTGCGCTCGGGCGGCTCGTGGTTCCTGGCAAGCAGGAAATCAAGATCTGGGTGACCCTGTTGATCGGCGTGGTGGCCGCGCTGCTCGGCACCTTGGTCGCCGGACTGTTCGGCGTGGCGCAGACCCGGGGCGTCGACTGGATCGAACTCGCGCTGCAGATCGGGTTCGCCGCCGCCGGCGTGGCGGTGATCGCGGCGGCGGGTAAGAAGTCCTGA
- a CDS encoding tetratricopeptide repeat protein → MEPATPDPIQIAELVIAWSGGIIAAFALLVTALTVVFVFAGFVGIRELRTIRRTGARARLELDRQRTVAQEIVAQADRAIHQAENLSEQTDTLVGRVRTAVAQAERQSEQVHLLIEDMQSRLSDFDQRLTTQVEVSYLFNQGEAAYWEGYYEKAVEFLRRAVELDPRNPRVRYRLGRSLTNLGEDAAAEQELTTAMAYKLPADGAERALALLHRYAQPDRALSYARLATKHGPHDAQNWNCLGLLLRDNGDFAAARDAHQQANRLDHDLVSTPFFLALLAAQAQALPHARDRSAEAINRLDSSERRAKIKPMWAALIRWTDEVLRGNYAEADHHAAVLYQTCQSARRARELCDHMDFLLRALAREEQRERYLGSIERTWLTTRTG, encoded by the coding sequence ATGGAGCCGGCCACCCCCGACCCGATTCAGATCGCCGAGCTGGTGATCGCCTGGTCCGGCGGAATAATTGCGGCTTTTGCCCTTTTGGTCACTGCGCTGACAGTGGTCTTCGTCTTCGCCGGCTTCGTCGGAATCCGGGAACTACGGACCATCCGCCGTACGGGTGCCCGCGCCCGACTCGAACTCGACCGACAGCGCACCGTCGCGCAGGAAATCGTCGCGCAGGCCGATCGGGCGATCCACCAGGCAGAAAATCTCTCCGAGCAGACCGACACCCTCGTCGGTCGGGTACGGACCGCGGTGGCCCAGGCGGAACGGCAGTCCGAGCAGGTACACCTGTTGATCGAGGACATGCAGTCCCGCCTGAGCGACTTCGACCAGCGGCTCACCACCCAGGTCGAGGTCTCCTACCTGTTCAACCAGGGTGAGGCCGCGTACTGGGAGGGCTACTACGAGAAGGCGGTCGAGTTCCTGCGCCGAGCGGTGGAACTCGACCCCCGCAATCCCCGGGTGCGTTACCGACTCGGTCGGTCGTTGACGAACCTGGGCGAGGACGCGGCGGCCGAGCAGGAGTTGACCACCGCCATGGCGTACAAGCTGCCGGCCGACGGCGCGGAGCGGGCCTTGGCGCTGCTGCACCGCTACGCCCAGCCGGACCGGGCGTTGAGCTACGCGCGACTGGCCACCAAGCACGGCCCGCACGACGCGCAGAACTGGAACTGCCTGGGGCTGTTGCTCCGTGACAACGGCGACTTCGCCGCCGCGCGGGACGCCCACCAGCAGGCCAACCGGCTCGACCACGACCTGGTCTCGACACCGTTCTTCCTGGCGCTGCTCGCCGCGCAGGCGCAGGCGCTGCCGCACGCCCGGGACCGCTCCGCCGAGGCGATCAACCGCCTCGACTCCAGTGAACGGCGGGCGAAGATCAAGCCGATGTGGGCAGCGCTGATCCGCTGGACCGACGAGGTGCTCCGGGGCAACTACGCCGAAGCCGACCATCACGCGGCCGTGCTCTACCAGACCTGCCAGTCGGCCCGTCGAGCCCGGGAACTCTGCGACCACATGGACTTCCTGCTCCGGGCGCTGGCCCGCGAGGAGCAGCGGGAACGGTATCTCGGCTCGATCGAACGGACCTGGCTGACCACCCGTACCGGGTGA